From the genome of Hathewaya histolytica, one region includes:
- a CDS encoding C-GCAxxG-C-C family protein translates to MTKEELIKNVRETAEGYFERGEFFCSEAVVKTINDLLDNPYDESVTKLASGFPVGIGKSGCLCGAVSGGVMALGMVYGREHGDSMNPSMFPVSKDLHDHIKKMYKSTCCRVMTKDFKDFGSPERKAHCIKITGEVAAYIAEKLLENNIKLKME, encoded by the coding sequence ATGACTAAAGAAGAATTAATTAAAAATGTACGTGAGACTGCAGAAGGATATTTTGAAAGAGGAGAATTTTTCTGTTCAGAAGCTGTAGTAAAAACTATTAATGATTTATTGGACAATCCTTACGATGAATCTGTAACAAAACTTGCTTCTGGATTTCCTGTAGGTATAGGAAAATCTGGTTGTCTATGTGGCGCTGTTAGTGGAGGCGTTATGGCTCTTGGAATGGTTTACGGAAGAGAACATGGAGATTCTATGAACCCTTCTATGTTTCCAGTTTCTAAAGATTTGCATGACCACATAAAAAAAATGTATAAAAGCACTTGCTGCAGAGTTATGACAAAAGACTTTAAGGATTTTGGATCTCCAGAACGTAAAGCACATTGTATTAAAATAACTGGAGAAGTAGCCGCTTACATAGCAGAAAAACTTTTAGAAAACAACATAAAATTAAAAATGGAGTAG